The following proteins come from a genomic window of Rhodoligotrophos sp. CJ14:
- a CDS encoding S49 family peptidase: MSLVPASVRDRFVAWKSGSLNRKPIVPVIRLSGVIGSAGLRRSGLTLETVGPMLERAFRFKKAAAVAIILNSPGGTPVQARLIYQRIRSLAEKHDRKVFVFTEDAAASGGYYIAVAGDEIYADPSSIIGSIGVVSSGFGFVQALQKLGIERRIHTAGHNKAILDPFQPEKPEDVEHLKSIQLDIHESFKEVVRQRRGERLKGSEEELFSGQFWAGTKALGLGLVDGLGDMHSVLASKLGEEPKLRVIGARENWLTRRLGRIPGLFGTGGGAPDLSAVMAENIIAAVEDRALWARFGL, encoded by the coding sequence ATGAGCTTGGTTCCCGCCTCTGTTCGCGATCGTTTCGTTGCCTGGAAAAGCGGTTCTCTCAACCGCAAACCGATCGTTCCAGTGATTCGGCTGTCCGGCGTCATCGGCTCGGCCGGTCTCAGACGCTCAGGGCTCACGCTCGAGACCGTCGGCCCGATGCTCGAGCGGGCGTTCCGGTTCAAGAAAGCAGCGGCCGTCGCGATCATCCTGAATTCGCCGGGCGGCACGCCCGTCCAGGCGCGGCTCATTTACCAGCGCATCCGCAGCCTTGCCGAGAAGCACGACCGCAAGGTCTTCGTCTTCACGGAAGATGCGGCAGCATCCGGCGGCTATTACATCGCGGTGGCGGGGGATGAAATCTATGCCGATCCCAGCTCGATCATCGGGTCGATCGGTGTGGTGTCGTCGGGATTCGGCTTCGTTCAGGCGTTGCAGAAGCTCGGCATCGAGCGCCGCATCCATACGGCCGGGCACAACAAGGCGATCCTTGATCCATTTCAGCCGGAAAAGCCGGAGGATGTGGAGCATTTGAAGTCCATCCAGCTCGATATCCATGAGAGCTTCAAAGAGGTGGTGCGGCAGCGGCGTGGCGAGCGCCTGAAAGGTTCTGAGGAAGAGCTGTTTTCCGGCCAGTTCTGGGCCGGCACGAAGGCGCTCGGGCTCGGGCTCGTTGACGGGCTGGGGGACATGCATTCGGTCCTTGCCAGCAAGCTCGGCGAGGAGCCCAAGCTGCGCGTCATTGGCGCGCGGGAGAATTGGCTTACACGGCGGCTTGGTCGTATTCCCGGACTGTTTGGAACAGGAGGCGGCGCGCCGGATTTATCCGCAGTGATGGCCGAGAACATCATTGCGGCAGTTGAGGACCGTGCCTTGTGGGCGCGGTTCGGGCTATAG